In the Populus trichocarpa isolate Nisqually-1 chromosome 1, P.trichocarpa_v4.1, whole genome shotgun sequence genome, one interval contains:
- the LOC18094654 gene encoding uncharacterized protein LOC18094654 isoform X3 translates to MKQHHKLTLVLCGIWVFTLLYGEMFAFWLPFQSSCSWPHLSSPPTSTINGVQSPSDYVKVAVVTDQQESLHRFKHIFGLNDDGILRNIKVYFIPGNHDIGYASISSHNPKVVERYEGEFGIRNHRFTIGKVEFVAVDSQTLDGQPQGNLASMSWEFIKNASIDVQLLPRVLLSHIPLYRRDYTYCGPHRSSPIINQRISHSAHNHEIVYQNYLTEESSNQLLEMIKPALVLSGHDHDQCSVTHESKFGPVKEHTVGTLSWQMGNLYPSFMLLSATNSASSNISAPEAAVMTQLCFLPMQTHIYIWYLSLFALTLLTLLLWPTSGVDFGHHLSDLMASIRLYSSMFKGTKEKTEDEDCEYEMMWDAEGSMHLVKKARDTPLLHPSDKASVERGNAVMRPTARKNAPRNMEVSMNIDINADTGFDKLSHRTSKSKTKIIIHRLVRTFQMVTVIATVNVPLYMMLLFKDWIDK, encoded by the exons ATGAAGCAGCATCACAAATTGACGCTGGTACTGTGCGGGATATGGGTTTTCACTCTGCTCTACGGCGAGATGTTTGCCTTCTGGCTTCCATTTCAATCCTCTTGTTCCTGGCCTCATCTTTCCTCTCCTCCTACTTCTACC ATAAATGGGGTTCAATCTCCCTCGGATTATGTTAAGGTTGCTGTCGTAACAGACCAACAG GAATCTTTACATCGATTTAAACACATTTTTGGGCTGAATGACGATGGAATACTTAGAAACATCAAGGTTTACTTCATTCCTGGAAACCATGATATCGGCTATGCAAGTATCAGCTCTCATAACCCAAAG GTGGTTGAGCGCTATGAGGGAGAATTTGGGATCAGAAACCACCGGTTTACAATTGGAAAAGTGGAGTTTGTTGCGGTTGATTCCCAAACTCTAGATG GGCAGCCGCAAGGGAATCTGGCATCAATGTCTTGGGAGTTCATAAAAAATGCCTCCATCG ATGTTCAATTACTTCCAAGGGTATTGTTGAGCCATATTCCCCTGTATCGGCGGGATTATACTTATTGTGGTCCTCATCGTAGTTCCCCGATCATCAATcag CGGATCTCACATTCTGCTCACAATCATGAAATTGT GTATCAGAATTATCTTACCGAGGAATCTTCAAACCAATTGCTGGAAATGATCAAACCT GCACTCGTTTTATCTGGCCATGATCATGACCAGTGCTCAGTGACCCATGAGTCAAAATTTGGGCCAGTAAAGGAG CACACTGTAGGGACATTAAGTTGGCAGATGGGAAATTTGTATCCCTCTTTCATGCTGTTATCTGCTACTAACTCTGCAAGTTCCAATATATCCGCCCCAGAAGCAGCAGTGATGACTCAGCTGTGCTTTCTTCCAATGCAAACACACATCTACATATG GTATCTTTCCCTCTTTGCTCTGACCCTTCTTACTCTCCTCTTGTGGCCAACAAGTGGCGTGGATTTTGGGCATCACTTAAGTGATTTAATGGCATCTATCAGACTATATAGCAGCATGTTCAAAGGGACCAAAGAGAAAACTGAAGATGAGGATTGTGAATATGAGATGATGTGGGATGCAGAAGGATCGATGCACCTTGTAAAGAAAGCACGCGACACCCCTCTTCTACATCCAAGCGATAAAGCTTCAGTGGAAAG GGGTAATGCTGTGATGCGCCCAACTGCAAGAAAAAATGCTCCTCGGAACATGGAAGTTTCTATGAACATAGACATAAATGCAGATACTGGATTTGATAAACTATCACATAGAACCAGcaaatcaaagacaaaaatcATTATCCACAGACTAGTGAGGACATTCCAAATGGTCACAGTCATTGCTACTGTAAATGTACCTCTCTACATGATGTTACTCTTCAAGGATTGGATCGACAAGTGA
- the LOC18094654 gene encoding uncharacterized protein C630.12 isoform X1: protein MKQHHKLTLVLCGIWVFTLLYGEMFAFWLPFQSSCSWPHLSSPPTSTINGVQSPSDYVKVAVVTDQQLMDKTSIGLPPKSFLLETVKFYADLYMRRAFFASILPFKPNVVLFLGDSFDGGPFLSDEEWQESLHRFKHIFGLNDDGILRNIKVYFIPGNHDIGYASISSHNPKVVERYEGEFGIRNHRFTIGKVEFVAVDSQTLDGQPQGNLASMSWEFIKNASIDVQLLPRVLLSHIPLYRRDYTYCGPHRSSPIINQRISHSAHNHEIVYQNYLTEESSNQLLEMIKPALVLSGHDHDQCSVTHESKFGPVKEHTVGTLSWQMGNLYPSFMLLSATNSASSNISAPEAAVMTQLCFLPMQTHIYIWYLSLFALTLLTLLLWPTSGVDFGHHLSDLMASIRLYSSMFKGTKEKTEDEDCEYEMMWDAEGSMHLVKKARDTPLLHPSDKASVERGNAVMRPTARKNAPRNMEVSMNIDINADTGFDKLSHRTSKSKTKIIIHRLVRTFQMVTVIATVNVPLYMMLLFKDWIDK from the exons ATGAAGCAGCATCACAAATTGACGCTGGTACTGTGCGGGATATGGGTTTTCACTCTGCTCTACGGCGAGATGTTTGCCTTCTGGCTTCCATTTCAATCCTCTTGTTCCTGGCCTCATCTTTCCTCTCCTCCTACTTCTACC ATAAATGGGGTTCAATCTCCCTCGGATTATGTTAAGGTTGCTGTCGTAACAGACCAACAG CTAATGGACAAAACCTCCATTGGTCTACCTCCAAAATCATTTCTTTTGGAGACTGTGAAGTTCTATGCTGATTTATACATGCGCCGCGCATTCTTTGCATCTATCCTCCCTTTCAAACCCAATGTCGTCTTGTTTCTCGGCGATTCCTTTGATGGGGGGCCTTTTTTATCAGATGAAGA ATGGCAGGAATCTTTACATCGATTTAAACACATTTTTGGGCTGAATGACGATGGAATACTTAGAAACATCAAGGTTTACTTCATTCCTGGAAACCATGATATCGGCTATGCAAGTATCAGCTCTCATAACCCAAAG GTGGTTGAGCGCTATGAGGGAGAATTTGGGATCAGAAACCACCGGTTTACAATTGGAAAAGTGGAGTTTGTTGCGGTTGATTCCCAAACTCTAGATG GGCAGCCGCAAGGGAATCTGGCATCAATGTCTTGGGAGTTCATAAAAAATGCCTCCATCG ATGTTCAATTACTTCCAAGGGTATTGTTGAGCCATATTCCCCTGTATCGGCGGGATTATACTTATTGTGGTCCTCATCGTAGTTCCCCGATCATCAATcag CGGATCTCACATTCTGCTCACAATCATGAAATTGT GTATCAGAATTATCTTACCGAGGAATCTTCAAACCAATTGCTGGAAATGATCAAACCT GCACTCGTTTTATCTGGCCATGATCATGACCAGTGCTCAGTGACCCATGAGTCAAAATTTGGGCCAGTAAAGGAG CACACTGTAGGGACATTAAGTTGGCAGATGGGAAATTTGTATCCCTCTTTCATGCTGTTATCTGCTACTAACTCTGCAAGTTCCAATATATCCGCCCCAGAAGCAGCAGTGATGACTCAGCTGTGCTTTCTTCCAATGCAAACACACATCTACATATG GTATCTTTCCCTCTTTGCTCTGACCCTTCTTACTCTCCTCTTGTGGCCAACAAGTGGCGTGGATTTTGGGCATCACTTAAGTGATTTAATGGCATCTATCAGACTATATAGCAGCATGTTCAAAGGGACCAAAGAGAAAACTGAAGATGAGGATTGTGAATATGAGATGATGTGGGATGCAGAAGGATCGATGCACCTTGTAAAGAAAGCACGCGACACCCCTCTTCTACATCCAAGCGATAAAGCTTCAGTGGAAAG GGGTAATGCTGTGATGCGCCCAACTGCAAGAAAAAATGCTCCTCGGAACATGGAAGTTTCTATGAACATAGACATAAATGCAGATACTGGATTTGATAAACTATCACATAGAACCAGcaaatcaaagacaaaaatcATTATCCACAGACTAGTGAGGACATTCCAAATGGTCACAGTCATTGCTACTGTAAATGTACCTCTCTACATGATGTTACTCTTCAAGGATTGGATCGACAAGTGA
- the LOC18094654 gene encoding uncharacterized protein C630.12 isoform X2, whose amino-acid sequence MKQHHKLTLVLCGIWVFTLLYGEMFAFWLPFQSSCSWPHLSSPPTSTINGVQSPSDYVKVAVVTDQQLMDKTSIGLPPKSFLLETVKFYADLYMRRAFFASILPFKPNVVLFLGDSFDGGPFLSDEEWQESLHRFKHIFGLNDDGILRNIKVYFIPGNHDIGYASISSHNPKVVERYEGEFGIRNHRFTIGKVEFVAVDSQTLDGQPQGNLASMSWEFIKNASIDVQLLPRVLLSHIPLYRRDYTYCGPHRSSPIINQRISHSAHNHEIVYQNYLTEESSNQLLEMIKPALVLSGHDHDQCSVTHESKFGPVKEHTVGTLSWQMGNLYPSFMLLSATNSASSNISAPEAAVMTQLCFLPMQTHIYICGVDFGHHLSDLMASIRLYSSMFKGTKEKTEDEDCEYEMMWDAEGSMHLVKKARDTPLLHPSDKASVERGNAVMRPTARKNAPRNMEVSMNIDINADTGFDKLSHRTSKSKTKIIIHRLVRTFQMVTVIATVNVPLYMMLLFKDWIDK is encoded by the exons ATGAAGCAGCATCACAAATTGACGCTGGTACTGTGCGGGATATGGGTTTTCACTCTGCTCTACGGCGAGATGTTTGCCTTCTGGCTTCCATTTCAATCCTCTTGTTCCTGGCCTCATCTTTCCTCTCCTCCTACTTCTACC ATAAATGGGGTTCAATCTCCCTCGGATTATGTTAAGGTTGCTGTCGTAACAGACCAACAG CTAATGGACAAAACCTCCATTGGTCTACCTCCAAAATCATTTCTTTTGGAGACTGTGAAGTTCTATGCTGATTTATACATGCGCCGCGCATTCTTTGCATCTATCCTCCCTTTCAAACCCAATGTCGTCTTGTTTCTCGGCGATTCCTTTGATGGGGGGCCTTTTTTATCAGATGAAGA ATGGCAGGAATCTTTACATCGATTTAAACACATTTTTGGGCTGAATGACGATGGAATACTTAGAAACATCAAGGTTTACTTCATTCCTGGAAACCATGATATCGGCTATGCAAGTATCAGCTCTCATAACCCAAAG GTGGTTGAGCGCTATGAGGGAGAATTTGGGATCAGAAACCACCGGTTTACAATTGGAAAAGTGGAGTTTGTTGCGGTTGATTCCCAAACTCTAGATG GGCAGCCGCAAGGGAATCTGGCATCAATGTCTTGGGAGTTCATAAAAAATGCCTCCATCG ATGTTCAATTACTTCCAAGGGTATTGTTGAGCCATATTCCCCTGTATCGGCGGGATTATACTTATTGTGGTCCTCATCGTAGTTCCCCGATCATCAATcag CGGATCTCACATTCTGCTCACAATCATGAAATTGT GTATCAGAATTATCTTACCGAGGAATCTTCAAACCAATTGCTGGAAATGATCAAACCT GCACTCGTTTTATCTGGCCATGATCATGACCAGTGCTCAGTGACCCATGAGTCAAAATTTGGGCCAGTAAAGGAG CACACTGTAGGGACATTAAGTTGGCAGATGGGAAATTTGTATCCCTCTTTCATGCTGTTATCTGCTACTAACTCTGCAAGTTCCAATATATCCGCCCCAGAAGCAGCAGTGATGACTCAGCTGTGCTTTCTTCCAATGCAAACACACATCTACATATG TGGCGTGGATTTTGGGCATCACTTAAGTGATTTAATGGCATCTATCAGACTATATAGCAGCATGTTCAAAGGGACCAAAGAGAAAACTGAAGATGAGGATTGTGAATATGAGATGATGTGGGATGCAGAAGGATCGATGCACCTTGTAAAGAAAGCACGCGACACCCCTCTTCTACATCCAAGCGATAAAGCTTCAGTGGAAAG GGGTAATGCTGTGATGCGCCCAACTGCAAGAAAAAATGCTCCTCGGAACATGGAAGTTTCTATGAACATAGACATAAATGCAGATACTGGATTTGATAAACTATCACATAGAACCAGcaaatcaaagacaaaaatcATTATCCACAGACTAGTGAGGACATTCCAAATGGTCACAGTCATTGCTACTGTAAATGTACCTCTCTACATGATGTTACTCTTCAAGGATTGGATCGACAAGTGA